CGCGGCGCGCGATATTCAATGTCCATAAACTCCTCTAAGCACAGACGGAAACGCAAATCTAAGGTGATTTTTCATAGTCGTTGCAACCCAACCACCGTTTCAAAATGATAGGTCATCGGAAAGAGATCCACAAGGTCCAAGGACGCGACTTCATACTTCGCACTGAGTTTAGACAGATCACGAGCAAGGGTAGTGGGATCACAAGAGATGTATAGGATGTGCTGCGGAGCAATTCGATCGAGGGCTTCCAGATCTTCCGACCAACACCCGCCTCGTGGCGGATTGAGAAGCACTAAATCCGCCTTGACGCTGCCTAGCTTGGCAAGATGCCCAGCGCGGAAGTTTGCATTTGTAATATCGTTGGTCTTAGCGTTACTGGTCGCCAGCGCAACCGCCCCCCTTTGGAGGTCCAGTCCAAAGGCAGCTTTCGCAGTTTCGGCAACCGGCAACGTAAATACCCCAACACCACAATGTGCATCAATAGCCACGGTCGGGCGGTTCACTTGAGCGTGGCGCTGCACAATTCTGACAAGCTGTTCTAGTCCAGCGAGGTTGTTCTGAAAGAAGGTATCAGGGCCAACCTCGAAATATAGACCGCTGACGGTTTCGGATAGTGTTTCTCTGCCTGCAATCTGTACAGGCTGCCCTCGCACCCCGGTCTGAATATAGATCGAGTGGATCGCCGGATAGTTCTGCAAAACTCTGTCAGTGACTTTAAGGCGCGGTTTGTACCCCTTCGGAAAAATCAGGATAAGCATGACCTCGCCCGTTGTGGCAGAAGTCCGCAGTGTCAACTCAGCCGCCCGAAAGCACCGGAGATCTTTTATTAAATCGGCAATCTGCGACAGGGCTCGGTTGATTGCTGGCAGCGCGATCTCGCACCGGTCAATCGGAAGCATATCGTGGCTTCCTTCTTGCTTGAATCCGAATTCAACCTGAGGTCGGACCGCAGTGATAGCTAGACGGATGTGATTCCGATAGGCAAGCGGTTGAGGTGCGGGATGGCACATTATATCAGGCAGAGATGATAGTCCGCCAATTCGATTCAACGCCTCAATGAGCACTCGCTCCTTTGCATCAAGTTGGGCATCAACGTCGATATGCTGCCATTGGCAGCCACCGCACCCGGCATCAAAGTAGGAACAGGGTGCAGGACAACGATCTGCAGAGGGCGAGATGATTTCGTTAATTCGGGCGTGCAGATGCCGCTTCTTCACTTCAGTAATCTCGACTTGCGCCGTTTCACCCGGTCCCCCTCGGCGGACAAATGTGACAATCCCGTTAATGCGGCCGACAGCGGCTGCAGAATAGCTCAAATCGGTCAACTGAATTTCGTATCGATCGCCGATATACGGTTTTGTCATAGCAGTTAATCTCACAGCCAAGGCATGGCGGAACTTGCTCCATCGTAGTCCTGCTTAACACAGTTTGCCGACCACATGACTATTCAAGAGAATCACTTGGAATTAACTGATTCCTAGTTCTCCGCCGCCACAACCCAGCGGATCCCCTGATCGACCAGTGAGCGATACCCCGGATTGCCGTAGGCGAGTCCGTCGTGGCCGAGCTGGATGTATACAATTTGGGAATTACCGTATCGATGGGTCCAACCAATCACCGGGGCACTCTCCGGATGTTCTGCTCTGAGTAGAACATGTACGTCGGGATTGGCGTCGAAATTCCCGTACGTTTCATCTTCAATCTCGAAATCCTGCATCTCTTTCGTCGCCGGATGAGTGGGATCTGCAATCTGGATGGTGTACTGAACGTTGTGCTTCACCGTGCCTTTGCCTTCCTCCCACACGCCACCGACGATTCGGTCGAATTCATCCCAGTCTTGGAATGAAATCAGGGCGTGATGCAGATAGACAATCGGTTTACCACGATTTAGCAGTTCAAGGTATGCCGCCTGCTGATCAGTAGTGATTTCTTGCCACATATCGTAGAAAACGAGCGCATCGTAATTCTTTGCCGCTTCAACGTTCAAGTAATTGAACGCATCTGGAAAGACAACGGTATCATAACTGAAATTATCAAAACTATTGAACATCTCCCAAAACGGTTCTTGCTCAAAACCGTGTCCTCCGGTAATCACTAAAGCGTGGATGTTTGCGTCTGTCGCCATGGTCTATCCCCTGTTGTTTAAGTGACTATAGTGGACCTTAGAATTAATGAGACACTCCAAACCGGTGCGGTTTCCTAACCGCACCTACCGGGGGGCGAAAGTGTCTATTTATTTTATATATAGGGTATCATCCCGTTGGCATAAATTGAAATAGAAATTTTCCATAAAACAGAAACCGTGGTCTTCAGGAAAATCGGTTTCCGCGCATAATTTCTTAACATGCACAAAAGTTTGTGCAGTTTTGTTTGTATCCTACTTCTGCCTGTGTTATAATTTATGATGTTTAGATGCTGTTGAATCTTTCTACAATCCTCGACCCCTTTTAATCACGCTCAGCAAAAGAATAAACTGATGACAAAGCGACGGTTTTTCGATCTCGCCCTTCCGCTTTTTTTCATTCTATTTCTTCAACCAAACGCCCTCGCCCAAGACCACACCCAATGGGGTTTACCCGTCGGTGCCAAAGCCCGCCTCGGCAAAGGTCGAATCCTCGATATAGTGTATTCACCAGATGGCACCCAGCTCGCCGTAGCAAGTACCATCGGTATCTGGCTCTATGATGTCGACGCCGGCGCCGCAGTCACGCTGCTTAGGGGGCATACAGATTGGGTGCTTTCCGTAACTTTCTCTCCGGACGGAAAAACGCTTGCCAGTGGAAGTCTCGATGAGACAATACGGTTGTGGGAAACTTCCAACGCACAGCATAAAGCAACCCTCAATGGACATGGGCATGACGTGCGTTCTGTGGTGTTTTCCCCAGACGGCAAAACGCTTGCCAGCAGTGGCGGTTATGATGGGACGATCCGGCTGTGGGATATGGAGACTGGCAAAATCAGGACAACCCTTGAAGGACATGGTCACGATGTCAGTTCCGTAGCGTTTTCCCCAGACGGAAAGACGCTTGCCAGTGGGAGTTGGGACGAGATGATTCGGTTGTGGAATGCTGACACTGGAGAGCACCAGCAAACCCTCTTTGGGCATCAGGGAGCCGTTTATTCAGTGAACTTCTCCCCCGATGGAAAGATGCTTGTCAGTGGCAGCGAAGACGATACGATTCTATTGTGGGATATAGAGACCGCAAAGGTTAAAATGACCCTGACGGGACATACAGATTCCGTCTTCTCCGCGGCGTTTCTGCCGGATGGGCAGACGCTTGCCAGTGGGAGTTGGGATAATACGATTCGGTTCTGGAAGATCGCAACTGGAACAATCAAGATGACCCTTGAAGGGCATACCGATCGGGACAGTGCTGTGGCATTTTCCGCAGACGGCAAAACACTTGCCAGCAGTGGCGGTTATGATGGCATAATTCGGCTGTGGGACATGGAGACGGGAAAACTCAAGACAACTCTCGAAGGACATACGTATGATGTGCAATCAGTAGTGTTCTCTCCGGAGGGTAGCACGTTAGCGGGTAGGAGTCAAGACTCCATGATATTGATGGGAAAAACCAACACCGGAAAACACAGTACAGCCCTTTTGATCTCTACAATCCGGTTATGGAATGCTAATACAGGCAAACATAAAGCAACCCTTGGGGAGCATATAACTCGCATGCCCTGCGTAGTGTTCTCTCCAGATGGCAAGACATTTGCCACCGGCAGTGATGACCACACAATTCGACTGTGGAATGCCGACACCGGAGAACACAAAAATTCCCTTCAAGGCCATACAGACTGGGGCACTGCCGTGGCGTTTTCGCCGGATGGCAAAACGCTTGCTAGCGGGAGCGATGACTATACGATTCGGCTATGGAATGCTGACACCGGAGAAATCAAGGTGGTCCTTGAAGATCACACAGATCAGATTAGTTCTGTGATGTTTTCACCAGATGGCAAAACGCTTGCTAGTGGGAGCGATGACTATACGATTCGACTGTGGGATGTTGACACCGGGGAACAGAAGGCAACGCTTAAAGGACATACAGATCGGGTTACATGTGTAGTTTTCTTCCCAAAGGGTGACACGTTAGTAAGTATAAGCCAAGACCATACAATTCGGATGTGGGATGGTAGCACCGGGACACATAAGGCAACCCTTGCCGGAGAGACGGATTGGGTCACTCTCTTGGTGTGCGCTCCAGATGGCAAAACGCTTGCCGGTGGAGGGTACAGACACACAATTGGCTTGTGGGAGGCTGACACCGGAGAACTCAAAGCAACCTTTGATGGACACACAGATCATGTCTTTACCGTGGCATATTCTCCCAATGGCAGAACACTTGCTAGCGGAAGTTGGGACCATACAATTGGCTTGTGGGATACTAACACCGGAAAACACAAAGGCACCCTAGAGGGGCATACCGCCGGCGTTCATTCTGTTGCATTCTCGCCCGATGGAACGACGCTTGCTAGTGGAAGTGAAGACGGGACAATCCTACTCTGGCAGTTCAACTCCCCTACAGCAGACTTCACCGAGTAAACTGATCACAAACGATGCGTTTCTGCTTCACTCAATCGGCTCCGTACTTCGTTCCTTAAAACGTGCTGCCTGGTTCACGAGGTGCAGCAACTCATCGCTTCGCTCGTCACGGATTTGAGGCAGGAGCCCTTCGATGACCTGATTTACGGTCTCTAAACTACCCTCCTGCGCCCAGAAACTGTCTCGCAGGATTTCCGCGAATTCTGCAACCGCAGCAGCTAACTGGAACTCTGGAGACGTATCTTCAAACGCATCTGTCAGTTCTGCAGCGAAGATATCCTCGCTGATTTCTGTGACTTGACGCGTGTCCGGATCCTCGTGCCGTATAAAAACAGTTGCGAGTTGTCCCACCGTGCCCTCATGGAGTTTGATCTCGTAGAGTGCCGTCACACTGTGTCCTGAACCAATTTCCCCGCCATCCGCATCGTCATCCCGGAAATCATCATGATCGAGCCGCCGGTTTTCATAGCCGAGCAAACGAAAGCGACTGACGACCCGCGGGTTGAAATCGACCTGAACCTTGGCATCTCTGGCAATAACCTGCAAAGTGCCAGTCAGGTTCGCCACAAAGATTCGTTTTGCTTCGTAGAGGGTATCGACATAGGCGTAGCTGCCATTTCCCTTGTTGGCGAGTTGTTCCATCAGGATATCGTTGAAATTACCCATGCCGAAACCGATCGTTGTTAATGTTATTCCTTCTTCAACGTGGGCACGAATCTCTCTAAGAATGGAATCGTGACCCGTTTCCCCGACATTGGCAACGCCATCGGAACAAAGAATGACGCGGTTGATGCTACCGAACCGTGCATTTTTTAGAGCGAGATCGTATCCTATGCGAAGCCCTTCCTCGGCATTTGTTGCGCCTTCCGGTGCGAGTGAATCAATTGCCCATAAGATTTCCTCGCGCCCCTCAACGCCCGTGTGCGGGAGTAAGACCTTCGCACGCGAACCGTAAGTAACGATGCCTACCTCGTCACCGGGGCGGAGTTGGCCAACCAGAAGCCTCAACGATCGCTTCACCAATCCCAACCGGTTCTCCATTGCCATTGAGCCGGATACATCAATTACAAACGTCAATATCGCGTCCTTACGGTTCTCGGTTGGAACGACTCGTCCTTGAATGCCGATTCGTAGTAGTTGCAGTCGCTTGCCTTCGCCAAATTTGGATGGCGCGCCTTCAATATGGACTGCGAATGCATCATGTAACGGTGCCTCATAATCGTAATCAAAGGCGTTGACAAATTCCTCGACACGCACGGCTTCCGGTGGAGGTAGGAGACCATCTCGCAGATAGCGTCGCGTGACCGAGTAGGAGGCGGTATCCACATCCATACCGAACGTCGAAAAGTGGTCGTCCTCCGTATCAATAAAGGGGTTAGTGCCAT
The Candidatus Poribacteria bacterium DNA segment above includes these coding regions:
- the rlmD gene encoding 23S rRNA (uracil(1939)-C(5))-methyltransferase RlmD, producing the protein MTKPYIGDRYEIQLTDLSYSAAAVGRINGIVTFVRRGGPGETAQVEITEVKKRHLHARINEIISPSADRCPAPCSYFDAGCGGCQWQHIDVDAQLDAKERVLIEALNRIGGLSSLPDIMCHPAPQPLAYRNHIRLAITAVRPQVEFGFKQEGSHDMLPIDRCEIALPAINRALSQIADLIKDLRCFRAAELTLRTSATTGEVMLILIFPKGYKPRLKVTDRVLQNYPAIHSIYIQTGVRGQPVQIAGRETLSETVSGLYFEVGPDTFFQNNLAGLEQLVRIVQRHAQVNRPTVAIDAHCGVGVFTLPVAETAKAAFGLDLQRGAVALATSNAKTNDITNANFRAGHLAKLGSVKADLVLLNPPRGGCWSEDLEALDRIAPQHILYISCDPTTLARDLSKLSAKYEVASLDLVDLFPMTYHFETVVGLQRL
- a CDS encoding ThuA domain-containing protein; this encodes MATDANIHALVITGGHGFEQEPFWEMFNSFDNFSYDTVVFPDAFNYLNVEAAKNYDALVFYDMWQEITTDQQAAYLELLNRGKPIVYLHHALISFQDWDEFDRIVGGVWEEGKGTVKHNVQYTIQIADPTHPATKEMQDFEIEDETYGNFDANPDVHVLLRAEHPESAPVIGWTHRYGNSQIVYIQLGHDGLAYGNPGYRSLVDQGIRWVVAAEN
- a CDS encoding WD40 repeat domain-containing protein, with the translated sequence MTKRRFFDLALPLFFILFLQPNALAQDHTQWGLPVGAKARLGKGRILDIVYSPDGTQLAVASTIGIWLYDVDAGAAVTLLRGHTDWVLSVTFSPDGKTLASGSLDETIRLWETSNAQHKATLNGHGHDVRSVVFSPDGKTLASSGGYDGTIRLWDMETGKIRTTLEGHGHDVSSVAFSPDGKTLASGSWDEMIRLWNADTGEHQQTLFGHQGAVYSVNFSPDGKMLVSGSEDDTILLWDIETAKVKMTLTGHTDSVFSAAFLPDGQTLASGSWDNTIRFWKIATGTIKMTLEGHTDRDSAVAFSADGKTLASSGGYDGIIRLWDMETGKLKTTLEGHTYDVQSVVFSPEGSTLAGRSQDSMILMGKTNTGKHSTALLISTIRLWNANTGKHKATLGEHITRMPCVVFSPDGKTFATGSDDHTIRLWNADTGEHKNSLQGHTDWGTAVAFSPDGKTLASGSDDYTIRLWNADTGEIKVVLEDHTDQISSVMFSPDGKTLASGSDDYTIRLWDVDTGEQKATLKGHTDRVTCVVFFPKGDTLVSISQDHTIRMWDGSTGTHKATLAGETDWVTLLVCAPDGKTLAGGGYRHTIGLWEADTGELKATFDGHTDHVFTVAYSPNGRTLASGSWDHTIGLWDTNTGKHKGTLEGHTAGVHSVAFSPDGTTLASGSEDGTILLWQFNSPTADFTE
- a CDS encoding von Willebrand factor type A domain-containing protein, with the protein product MKRQQNLVIQWVSSYVRVLYVKKKGDYSIMKAKFISLCQLLIVLAVCSLVVLIYMGCGASDDDDDDDVSYAESGDAYGYADSAFDSFPPGLNPPNGAAFDDVFFKDYGTNPFIDTEDDHFSTFGMDVDTASYSVTRRYLRDGLLPPPEAVRVEEFVNAFDYDYEAPLHDAFAVHIEGAPSKFGEGKRLQLLRIGIQGRVVPTENRKDAILTFVIDVSGSMAMENRLGLVKRSLRLLVGQLRPGDEVGIVTYGSRAKVLLPHTGVEGREEILWAIDSLAPEGATNAEEGLRIGYDLALKNARFGSINRVILCSDGVANVGETGHDSILREIRAHVEEGITLTTIGFGMGNFNDILMEQLANKGNGSYAYVDTLYEAKRIFVANLTGTLQVIARDAKVQVDFNPRVVSRFRLLGYENRRLDHDDFRDDDADGGEIGSGHSVTALYEIKLHEGTVGQLATVFIRHEDPDTRQVTEISEDIFAAELTDAFEDTSPEFQLAAAVAEFAEILRDSFWAQEGSLETVNQVIEGLLPQIRDERSDELLHLVNQAARFKERSTEPIE